The nucleotide window TACTTGAGACTAGCGAAACCTCGTAGACCTTGCCAGGCGTTAAGTAGAGCTCACGCCCAACATTGTACGCTTTCTCCGCTGGATTGAGGAATATCTCTATGGGGAACCACGCATGCACATTGTCAGTTACGTTGTTCACCCAGAGCTGTACAAGGCGTACGCCTATAGGCCCCTGGTTCTCTACTGTTAAATTTAGCCTGCCGCCCGACACCCTGTGGGAGCTTATGACGAAGCGCTCCTGAATCCTCTCCCAGTCCTCTACTGCCATCTTGTGCGCCGTGGAGTAGTATAGGTTGAACTGATTGAGCATGAAGAGGAGGGTGGCGAAGGCCCCCATGAAGATGGCCACGAAGAAGACGGTGCCCACGATAGTCCCAAGGCCCTTAGAGGGAGCGGCCGCGCGCCTAGGGCTAGGCCTCACAGCCTTAAGACCGCCCCTGCGCCTAGCCGTCAAGCCAACACCTCCCCCGGGCCCCGCCGCCAAACGCAGCCTCAGCGCTCAACCCACACACCTCCCGCCGGCAGCCCTGGGAGGTCGCCCACTCCAATCGCTTCGCAGAGCGCCGGCTAGCCACAGCGCTAGCGGCTAGGCGACTTAGCCTCAACAACCCTCTCACCACCTAGGTCAGTAACTACCTTAATCCTGTACACAGCCCCCCTCGCGTAGCGAAAGCTAGCCCTAACCCACTTAGTCCCGCCCACCTCTACTTCCACGGGCTCATCGATACTTACAGCCGTATCGTTAACGTACATCCCCACAACCTTAATGGGGGCGGGGCCGTGGTTGAAGACAGCCACTAACAGCTTCTCACCATGAAACCAGGCATCAACTATGGAGAACCTCTCCCTCAACATCCTCGCCTCGACGAAGAACTCGTAGGAGGCGATTCTTTGAGAGAGCCCAAAGGCCCCCATGCTGTAGGTAAATACTAATAGCGAGAGGGAAATAACTACAAGTAGCAGAATTAAGCTAGCTATTATTTCACTAACACCGCTCCTCTTAACCATTAAGCTCTCAAATAACCACGCACGAGACCTTTAAAAACTTAAACGTAGTCCTGTTACTGCCTCTCCTCCTCAATAGCAGCTTAAGAGGCAGGGCCTAGGTATAGACCTGATGATCAATGGGCATCAATATCGCTTTAATTGCTAAGGCCTAGAGCTAGGCCACTGATAGATAGTAGCTAGGATCATTAACGAGCGGCTGATCATTAACCATAGGGAGGGAGTTAAACCGCATACTTGTAACGTCTGCGCTACATAGTAAAGACGCCACTAGACCTTTCAGTCTGCCATGCATCCCAAAGGGCATCCTGGTTATATCACGTTCACTAGGTCAGCAGAGACTTGGTGCTAGGGTCGTTTGGATAGCAAGCCCAACGGCCTCTCAGTCCGTAATGTGCCAGAGAGGGCGGGTTGACTAGGATTAAGGCAATCACGCAACTAGCACATTAGCGCTTAAGGTTTCCATGCGAGCGTCATCATCGAGTATGCACTGTATTCCGAGTGCGCTATCTTTAAATAGTGTCCTTATGCTTGCACCTCAGAGGTGACTTAATGAGTAAGCTTCGTAGAGGAGTATCGCCAGTAATAGCTACACTGCTGCTAATAGTAATAGCTGTTGCCTGCGCAGCAATACTCTACACGTGGGCAATGGGATATGCATCAATGAGGCCAACGGCACCTGAAGTGGCAGAGAAGCTAAAAATAGAGACAGGAAACCTAACTAGAGTTGGTAGAGATGCAAGGGCGGTGATATACGTTAGAAACATCGGCGGCGCAGCCAGCAATATTACTCACGCCTACTTACTCAACGCGGCGGGAGAGTTAATTAACGGGACAGCAATAACCCCGCCAGTCAGCATCTCGCCTGGTGCAGTAGCTGCTGTCAGAGTGACCTGGAGAGGGGCTATTACTGTTAGCACAGGCTATACATACATGGTTAGGTTGATCACCGCTCTGGGTAACGAGATAAACATTGAGCTTAAGGCATTGCCATAATTATCGTAGCAAACTTTTTTTTTTAAAAAAAAGAGGAAGTCCTTGCTGGTTCGGCCTCACAGCCTTTCGCCTCTCCTGTAAGGACGGGACATTAGCTCTTAGGCCTCCTCTATTATTTGAATTAACAATCATCATAGCCTATGGTCATATCAATTAAGAGAATCGAGGTCCCAAGCACTAAATAAACTACCTCTCAGCTTCCTCAAGGACCTCCGCACCTCTCTAAGGGAAAATTGGTGCTAGAAGAACTAAGCCTAGCTGCCCATGGCTAGGCCTTAATTAACACGCCACCTTAGTCGTGAGTAGCCATGAGAGATAAAGCTTAGTAAACACTCTTCGAGAAGAACTTAACATTCTTATAGTCCTTGTCGCTACATATTTGAGATTTTCGCGTCAATAAGCGCGTGATCTGCTAAACGGTGGTTGGAAATATACTAGACTTGGGAGGTAGGCTTAGAGAGCCTGAACGTCACGCTTAGGCTAACCTTTATACCAGGAATAAACTAATAGGTATGTTGCGCTGCCTGTCTGCTTTCACCCACGCCCCTCATAAATCCCTCGAATATATTTTGCCTAGGTACTTCGAGCTCCCCTGAGAGCCAAGACTTAATGAGTGGTTTAGCGTCTGGTATGGGGCCTACGTAAGTTAGTAGCATCCTTCCTTTGAGAGCCTCTACTTGTATTAGCTCCTCCTCATCCTCCTTCCTCACGAAGTAGGAGGCTATTTCGCTTCCCTGAGCAGCTTCTCTAAATTCCTCCCAAGACTTAAACCTAAGCATGAGTAGCGGCCCCTGAGGAAGAGGCGGCTTCTCTTCAATAAGCTTGGCGCGCTCTAGCTTAGCCTTAGCTTCAATCATGCTTAGCTTCTCTTCCAGCCCCCCGATCCTCTTAGCTAGGCCTTCTAGGGCTGAGAGCTTCTCTATGAGCTTCTTGAGCTCATTGACTAGCTTATCTAGCTCTTTTTCATGTTCCTTAAGCACGTTTATAACTAAGTCTAGGGCGTCGAGCGCGTTCCCATGGTTCTTGCTCAAGCCCTCCTCCTCAGGCCTAGCCAAAGTAATATTCTTCTCGTCTACGTCTTATTACGAGTGTATATAAGTCTGGCGTATCTTAAGTACGCGCCTACTTTAGCTAGCACTGTGAGCTTTAGGTGTCTAGGCAGCCTCTCTTATTACTAGCTTCTCTACCCTCACCATCTCCCTCAGCCTCACGAAGTAGTTCAGCGCTATTAGTCCGCGCTCAGTTATGTAGTACTTTCCCCCCCTTCCTTCAACTCCTTCGCTTACTAGTCCTTGGCTAATTAGTAGGTCTAGGTAGCCCTTGAGGGCGGCGTGGTTGACGTTCGCCTCCAATGATAGGCGTGTTGTGCCCATCGGCCTCTTAGCCAAGGCGCTAAGTATGTCTAAGCAAGTCTCGAGCTTAGACCTCCTCGACGGGGGCGGCATGCCTTAATCCACGCTGGCCGGCGAGAGGGTTACATAAAAGCGTTACGCCTTAAGCCTCGACACCCTGCAGGCTGCCTTTGCTCTATTATTGGCGCCCGCTGCTTTAAGCAATATCTCTATGAGCTCTCCACGCTCACTCGGACTTTGTCGAGGGCCTCTTCAGCCCTAGCTCTTAATACCTTTAACGCGCACTCTACCCCTCGCCCCCCTCAGTTAGCCTCACTACCTCCCTCAGCCCCTCTACGCTCAGCTCAGTTTTCGAGAGGAGCTCCCTAAGCCTCTCTGAACCCCCTTAGACCTTA belongs to Candidatus Nezhaarchaeota archaeon and includes:
- a CDS encoding type IV pilin, which gives rise to MSKLRRGVSPVIATLLLIVIAVACAAILYTWAMGYASMRPTAPEVAEKLKIETGNLTRVGRDARAVIYVRNIGGAASNITHAYLLNAAGELINGTAITPPVSISPGAVAAVRVTWRGAITVSTGYTYMVRLITALGNEINIELKALP
- a CDS encoding winged helix-turn-helix domain-containing protein, which codes for MPPPSRRSKLETCLDILSALAKRPMGTTRLSLEANVNHAALKGYLDLLISQGLVSEGVEGRGGKYYITERGLIALNYFVRLREMVRVEKLVIREAA